A window of the Dyadobacter pollutisoli genome harbors these coding sequences:
- the fabD gene encoding ACP S-malonyltransferase encodes MKRAYIFPGQGSQFKGMGLDLYQSSDSAKALFEKANEILGFDITKIMFEGTDEELKQTNVTQPAIFIHSVILAKISTDFAPNMVAGHSLGEFSALVAAGALSFEDGLALVAKRADAMQKACEIRPSTMAAILGLADNIIEEVCAGITDEIVVPANYNCPGQVVISGTIEGVEKACELLKAAGAKRALILPVGGAFHSPLMEPAREELASAIHAAEFQAPICAIYQNVNAKPATEISVIKTNLISQLTAPVRWTQSVEQMVVDGAETFIECGPGKVLQGLVKKISSQAEIKSI; translated from the coding sequence ATGAAAAGGGCTTACATTTTCCCCGGCCAGGGTTCCCAGTTTAAAGGAATGGGACTCGATTTGTACCAATCATCAGATTCAGCCAAGGCTTTGTTTGAAAAAGCAAATGAGATACTTGGTTTTGATATAACCAAAATCATGTTTGAAGGCACCGACGAGGAGCTCAAACAAACCAATGTTACCCAGCCCGCCATTTTCATACATTCCGTAATCCTTGCCAAGATCAGCACCGATTTTGCTCCTAATATGGTTGCAGGGCATTCACTGGGCGAGTTTTCCGCATTGGTAGCAGCCGGTGCATTATCGTTTGAAGACGGGCTTGCACTGGTAGCCAAACGGGCAGACGCCATGCAAAAAGCCTGTGAGATCCGCCCGTCCACAATGGCAGCGATCCTAGGCCTTGCCGACAACATCATTGAAGAAGTATGTGCGGGGATCACCGACGAGATTGTGGTTCCGGCGAATTACAACTGCCCTGGACAGGTTGTGATCTCCGGTACGATCGAAGGCGTTGAAAAAGCGTGCGAATTGTTAAAAGCCGCCGGTGCCAAACGCGCATTGATACTACCCGTTGGAGGTGCATTTCACTCCCCTTTGATGGAGCCGGCACGCGAAGAATTGGCGTCGGCCATCCATGCAGCCGAGTTTCAGGCACCGATCTGTGCGATTTATCAAAATGTAAATGCCAAACCTGCGACAGAAATTTCAGTCATTAAAACCAATTTGATCTCGCAGCTGACTGCACCCGTAAGATGGACGCAATCCGTTGAACAAATGGTAGTTGACGGCGCCGAAACCTTCATTGAATGTGGTCCGGGAAAGGTTTTACAGGGGTTGGTAAAGAAAATTTCAAGCCAGGCAGAAATAAAAAGCATTTAA
- a CDS encoding TetR/AcrR family transcriptional regulator — MKIDKVKKRDRERTKSKILRAVGEVIEQHGTEKVGVNLIARTAGVNKVLIYRYFESVDGLMEQYVKSGEYTSTTSTEYIDNIPQLAPEERGKVLTGLMHTFMNDLRERKATRDLLRWEIGTGKSMLSEARNQVALRILSKIGDLPHYNDTSALVTFLTAGIYYMTISTDYREKMIDVDLHSDDGWKRIEKVIERIIVDVRS, encoded by the coding sequence ATGAAAATTGACAAAGTTAAAAAGCGTGATCGAGAGCGGACAAAGAGTAAGATCCTCCGTGCGGTCGGCGAAGTGATTGAGCAACACGGTACTGAAAAAGTAGGCGTGAATCTTATTGCCAGGACGGCGGGCGTAAACAAAGTACTCATTTACAGGTACTTCGAGAGCGTCGACGGGCTCATGGAGCAATATGTAAAATCGGGCGAATATACCTCTACCACCAGCACCGAGTACATCGACAACATTCCGCAGCTCGCGCCCGAAGAACGCGGGAAGGTACTGACAGGCCTCATGCACACTTTTATGAATGACCTACGTGAACGCAAGGCTACCCGCGACCTGCTGAGGTGGGAAATCGGGACCGGCAAATCGATGCTGTCTGAGGCCCGCAACCAGGTGGCATTACGGATTTTGAGTAAAATAGGAGATCTACCCCACTACAACGACACCAGTGCACTTGTAACATTTCTCACAGCCGGCATTTATTACATGACCATTTCTACTGACTATCGTGAAAAAATGATAGATGTTGACCTTCATTCAGACGACGGATGGAAACGGATAGAAAAAGTCATCGAACGGATTATTGTCGACGTCAGAAGCTGA